ATATAAGGACAGGTTTCTGCAGAATCTTCACAAAGGATTATCACTATATCAAGTTCATTATAGGGTATATTTTCAATAGACTTTGGATAATGAGAGGGAAGGATTAACGTTTAATGCTGGAGAAGAACCTGCAGAATAAATTTCTACTTGCTTTCCATACAACTTAGCAAAATATTTAACATATCCTTCTGCCATTTGACTTCTTGCTGAATTTCCACTACATATAAAACCTATTTTGATATCCTAATTAAAATTTTATCAAAAAAAATTTAAATTGTAAAAAACAAAATTCGGGATTATAATTTAAAAGGCCAAAAATATCAAATAAGGAGGAGGTGAAAAGATGAAGAGATTTGTAGCCTTTTTAGTTGGAGTTTCTCTTTTAGGCTTATCTGCTGTTTATGCTAAAGGTCCTCAAGGTGGACCAGAAAAAGCTGGTCCTAAACCTTATCAAGGAGCTGGAATAGGTAAAGAGGTTAGCAATGCCACTAAGGAATTAAAGGGACAGGAAGAAAAAAAAGGATTTGGGCAAACTGTTAGAGAAAGAGCACGTGAAAAGTCAAGAATTCAAGAACATAAAGAGCTAAAGAAACAACAAAAAATTCAAAAACAAATCAAACCAAAAGCTGGTACTGGCAATGCAACCTCTCAATAATCTAATTTAGATAATTTTAAAACATTAATAAAACACTCTAATCTTTTAGGCATACTTAGTTATTTCTTAAAGGTTAATTATCGATTCTTGACTTAAATTTTTAAATTTTTAAAATTATGTTATGGAAAAGGAAAGGCTTGTTCCTGATACAAGTGTATTTACTAATCCTAATGTTTACACACAATTTGGAAAAAATCCTTCAGAAGCTTTTACCAATTTTCTTTTAATGGTTGCTGAGTTAGAAGGTGATGTTGCGGTTTATATTCCTACCTCGGTTTTTGAAGAATTAAAAAGAATGCTAACAGATCTTAAACTTCCTCCGAAAGCTCGTTCAGTCTTAAAAGTAAAATCTCCCAAAAAATATGAGCTTTATATACCTGCTTTTTTAATGTATGAATTTATTGAAGAATTAAGAAATAGAATTAATAAAGGTTTAAGAGTTGCTGAGGAAGCTGTAAAAGCATCAACTTATAAAAAGCCTGAAGAAGTTTTAAAGTTTTTAAGAAAAAGATATAGAGAAGTTTTAAGAGAAGGAATTGTAGATAGTAAAGAAGACCTGGAATTAATTCTTCTTTCTTTAGAACTTGATGCAATAGTTCTTTCTGCTGATAAAGGAGTTTTAAATATGGCAGATAAATTAGGATTAAGATATTTAGAACCAAAAGATATAAAAGATACTTTAGAAGGTTTTAAACTTTGGTAGCTATTTAATTTCTAATTCTTTAAACATAATATCCTGTAGGATAAGTTCTGCTAAATCCTTAGCTAAAATCTTTAAAGCCTCTTCTCTTCCAGGATCAAGAACATTTGAGGTAACTTCAATAGGAACGCGATATATCTCAT
The window above is part of the Thermodesulfobacterium geofontis OPF15 genome. Proteins encoded here:
- a CDS encoding RNA ligase partner protein translates to MEKERLVPDTSVFTNPNVYTQFGKNPSEAFTNFLLMVAELEGDVAVYIPTSVFEELKRMLTDLKLPPKARSVLKVKSPKKYELYIPAFLMYEFIEELRNRINKGLRVAEEAVKASTYKKPEEVLKFLRKRYREVLREGIVDSKEDLELILLSLELDAIVLSADKGVLNMADKLGLRYLEPKDIKDTLEGFKLW
- a CDS encoding low molecular weight phosphatase family protein produces the protein MAEGYVKYFAKLYGKQVEIYSAGSSPALNVNPSLSLSKVY